The following proteins are encoded in a genomic region of Burkholderia pyrrocinia:
- a CDS encoding iron ABC transporter permease — translation MRGAVRGMSAARATAIWAALAAVVALLFVASLSIGSVPMSPWQALAALVPHGGDALFADIVRTLRLPRALAGFACGALLALAGALLQVLLRNPLAEPYVLGVSGGAAGFALVAMIAGGAWWLVDASAFAGSLVSVALVLGLARRELWRGESRDASPRLLLTGVVIAAGWGALVTLLLSLAPDARLRGIIFWLTGDLNGVTAPWFAWGALLLAACVALPAAPQLNVLLRGDATALALGVPVARLRVRIYLVASLAAAAAVTTAGTIGFVGLVVPHALRLAFGNDQRMLLPAAMLAGGGGVMAADLLARTAIAPAQLPVGVMTALIGVPVFLWMLLRRPMR, via the coding sequence ATGCGCGGGGCCGTGCGCGGCATGAGCGCCGCACGCGCCACCGCGATCTGGGCTGCGCTGGCCGCTGTGGTCGCGCTGCTGTTCGTCGCGTCGCTGTCGATCGGCAGCGTGCCGATGTCGCCGTGGCAGGCGCTCGCGGCGCTCGTGCCGCATGGCGGCGACGCGCTGTTCGCCGACATCGTCCGGACGCTGCGCCTGCCGCGCGCGCTCGCGGGCTTCGCGTGCGGCGCGCTGCTCGCGCTTGCCGGTGCGCTGCTGCAGGTGCTGCTGCGCAACCCGCTCGCGGAGCCCTACGTGCTCGGCGTGTCCGGTGGCGCGGCCGGCTTCGCGCTCGTCGCGATGATCGCGGGCGGCGCATGGTGGCTCGTCGACGCATCGGCGTTCGCCGGCTCGCTCGTGTCGGTCGCGCTCGTGCTCGGTCTTGCGCGCCGCGAGCTGTGGCGCGGCGAGTCGCGCGACGCGTCGCCGCGGCTGCTGCTCACGGGCGTCGTGATCGCGGCGGGTTGGGGCGCGCTCGTCACGCTGCTGCTGTCGCTCGCGCCCGATGCGCGGCTGCGCGGCATCATCTTCTGGCTGACGGGCGACCTGAACGGCGTGACGGCGCCGTGGTTCGCGTGGGGTGCGCTGCTGCTGGCCGCATGCGTCGCGCTACCGGCCGCGCCGCAACTGAACGTGCTGCTGCGCGGCGACGCGACTGCGCTTGCGCTCGGTGTGCCTGTTGCGCGCCTGCGCGTGCGGATCTATCTCGTCGCGTCGCTGGCCGCCGCGGCCGCGGTGACGACGGCCGGCACGATCGGCTTCGTCGGCCTCGTCGTGCCGCACGCGCTGCGGCTCGCATTCGGCAACGACCAGCGGATGCTGCTGCCGGCCGCGATGCTCGCAGGCGGCGGCGGCGTGATGGCGGCCGACCTGCTCGCGCGCACCGCGATCGCGCCCGCGCAACTGCCGGTTGGCGTGATGACCGCGTTGATCGGCGTGCCGGTGTTCCTGTGGATGTTGCTGAGGAGGCCGATGCGATGA
- a CDS encoding ATPase — MLNELETLSQNIGRLISLNKRYHSERLALEEQVAQLRAEADTVRAELAQLRDERNALAAERDTLSAKIDDAQVKLNAILEKLPRSKSAEQADNQLDLLDGQARTDGDDAASHGEHA, encoded by the coding sequence ATGCTCAACGAACTCGAAACATTATCTCAAAATATTGGCCGTCTGATTTCGCTGAACAAGCGCTATCACTCGGAACGGCTCGCGCTCGAGGAGCAGGTCGCGCAATTGCGCGCGGAAGCGGACACGGTCCGCGCGGAACTCGCGCAACTGCGCGACGAACGCAATGCGCTCGCGGCCGAGCGCGACACGCTGTCGGCAAAGATCGACGACGCCCAGGTGAAGCTGAACGCGATTCTCGAAAAGCTGCCGCGCTCGAAAAGCGCGGAGCAAGCCGACAACCAGCTCGACCTGCTGGATGGGCAGGCCCGCACGGATGGCGATGACGCGGCCAGCCACGGAGAACATGCATGA
- a CDS encoding cell division protein ZapA — MSTKQIEVSILGQPYRLACSAETEAALLEAVARVDAEMSKIRSNSSVRGTDRIAVMAALSLASELLRLQTSVRHGEAFPAEEIRRTMHQMNEQLGAVLAQHETQ; from the coding sequence ATGAGCACCAAGCAGATCGAAGTCTCGATTCTCGGTCAGCCCTATCGGCTCGCCTGTTCGGCCGAAACGGAAGCGGCGCTGCTCGAGGCTGTCGCGCGCGTCGACGCCGAAATGTCGAAAATCCGCTCGAACAGCTCGGTCCGCGGCACCGATCGCATCGCCGTCATGGCGGCGCTGTCGCTCGCATCGGAATTGCTGCGGCTGCAAACGAGCGTGCGGCACGGTGAAGCATTTCCGGCGGAGGAAATCCGTCGTACAATGCACCAGATGAACGAACAGCTCGGCGCGGTGCTCGCACAGCACGAGACGCAGTAA
- a CDS encoding EVE domain-containing protein, whose amino-acid sequence MQYWLMKSEPDEASIDDLANAPQRSLPWTGVRNYQARNFMRDTMKIGDGVLFYHSSCPEPGIAGLAEVSSTPYPDPTQFDPKSPYYDPKSTQEAPRWLLVDVRYVKKSPLVPLAALREHDELADMRVLARGNRLSITPVTRAEWRFITEKLMK is encoded by the coding sequence ATGCAATACTGGCTGATGAAGTCCGAACCGGACGAAGCAAGCATCGACGATCTCGCCAATGCACCGCAGCGCTCGCTGCCATGGACTGGCGTACGCAACTATCAGGCGCGCAATTTCATGCGCGACACGATGAAAATCGGCGACGGCGTGCTGTTCTATCACTCGAGCTGCCCCGAGCCTGGCATTGCGGGCCTCGCCGAAGTGTCGTCGACGCCCTACCCCGATCCCACGCAGTTCGATCCGAAAAGCCCCTATTACGATCCGAAGTCGACTCAGGAAGCGCCGCGCTGGCTGCTCGTCGACGTGCGCTACGTGAAAAAGTCGCCGCTCGTGCCGCTCGCCGCACTGCGCGAACACGATGAACTCGCCGACATGCGCGTGCTCGCCCGCGGCAACCGGCTGTCGATCACACCCGTCACGCGCGCCGAATGGCGGTTCATCACCGAAAAGCTGATGAAGTAG
- a CDS encoding SIMPL domain-containing protein (The SIMPL domain is named for its presence in mouse protein SIMPL (signalling molecule that associates with mouse pelle-like kinase). Bacterial member BP26, from Brucella, was shown to assemble into a channel-like structure, while YggE from E. coli has been associated with resistance to oxidative stress.), with protein MTKKSALALSLALAAAVPVALTLASPAAHAQTANPHFPEPAGVLSLSSQASADVPQDIIHITLFYEQQAKDPGSLTSALNQRADAALSQAKGVSGVTAHTGAFSVYPSTDRDGKISAWRGRTEVALESRDFAAASKLAGQLSSLMQVANVEFSLSPEAQRTAEQKLTTEAIKSFRARADEAAKAFGYSNYTIRDVNVSGGRNVQPYPRMMAMAAAPMDSAKMSAPIAVEGGKATVSVTVNGSVQMK; from the coding sequence ATGACCAAGAAATCCGCACTCGCGCTGTCGCTCGCCCTCGCCGCCGCCGTTCCCGTCGCGCTGACGCTCGCGTCGCCCGCCGCGCACGCGCAGACCGCGAATCCGCACTTTCCGGAGCCGGCGGGCGTGCTGTCGCTTTCGTCGCAGGCCAGCGCCGACGTGCCGCAGGACATCATCCACATCACGCTGTTCTACGAGCAGCAGGCAAAGGATCCGGGCAGCCTGACGTCGGCGCTGAACCAGCGCGCCGACGCTGCACTGTCGCAAGCGAAGGGCGTATCGGGCGTCACCGCGCACACGGGCGCGTTCTCCGTGTATCCGAGCACCGATCGCGACGGGAAGATCTCCGCATGGCGCGGCCGCACCGAGGTCGCACTCGAATCGCGCGATTTCGCCGCGGCGTCGAAGCTTGCGGGCCAGTTGTCGAGCCTGATGCAGGTCGCGAACGTCGAGTTCTCGCTGTCGCCCGAAGCGCAGCGCACGGCCGAGCAGAAGCTCACGACCGAAGCGATCAAGTCGTTCCGCGCTCGCGCGGACGAAGCCGCGAAGGCGTTCGGCTACAGCAACTACACGATCCGCGACGTGAATGTCAGCGGCGGCCGCAACGTGCAGCCCTATCCGCGCATGATGGCAATGGCCGCAGCGCCGATGGACAGCGCGAAGATGAGCGCGCCGATCGCAGTCGAAGGCGGCAAGGCCACCGTGTCGGTCACCGTCAACGGCTCCGTGCAGATGAAGTAA
- the lgt gene encoding prolipoprotein diacylglyceryl transferase has translation MIIHPNFDPVAIHLGPLAVRWYGLMYLVGFIAAIVVGRIRLKLPHVAAQGWTAKDIDDMMFYGVLGTVLGGRLGYVLFYKADFYFSHPLDVFKVWEGGMSFHGGFLGVTLAMILFAWQRKRHWLQVTDFVAPMVPTGLAAGRLGNFINGELWGRVTDPNAPWAMLFPGAMRDDAAWLPKHPALVEKWHLADVFMQYQMLPRHPSQLYEIVLEGIALFFALFFFSRKSRPMGAVSALFLIGYGLARFTVEFAREPDDFLGLLALGLSMGQWLSLPMILAGIALMVWAYRRRAANANAAA, from the coding sequence ATGATCATTCACCCGAATTTCGACCCCGTTGCGATCCATCTCGGGCCGCTGGCCGTGCGCTGGTATGGCCTCATGTATCTCGTCGGCTTCATCGCGGCGATCGTCGTCGGCCGGATCCGCCTGAAGCTGCCGCACGTCGCGGCGCAGGGCTGGACCGCGAAGGACATCGACGACATGATGTTCTACGGCGTGCTCGGCACCGTGCTCGGCGGCCGCCTCGGCTACGTGCTGTTCTACAAGGCCGACTTCTACTTCTCGCATCCGCTCGACGTGTTCAAGGTGTGGGAAGGCGGCATGTCGTTTCACGGCGGCTTCCTCGGCGTGACGCTCGCGATGATCCTGTTCGCATGGCAGCGCAAGCGCCACTGGCTGCAGGTCACCGATTTCGTCGCGCCGATGGTGCCGACGGGGCTCGCGGCCGGGCGGCTCGGCAACTTCATCAACGGCGAGCTGTGGGGCCGCGTGACCGATCCGAATGCGCCGTGGGCGATGCTGTTCCCGGGCGCGATGCGCGACGATGCGGCATGGCTGCCGAAGCATCCGGCGCTCGTCGAGAAGTGGCATCTCGCCGACGTGTTCATGCAGTACCAGATGCTGCCGCGCCATCCTTCGCAGCTCTATGAAATCGTGCTCGAAGGCATCGCGCTGTTCTTCGCGCTGTTCTTCTTCTCGCGCAAGTCGCGGCCGATGGGCGCCGTGTCCGCGCTGTTCCTGATCGGCTACGGCCTCGCGCGTTTCACGGTCGAATTCGCACGCGAACCCGACGATTTCCTCGGCCTGCTTGCGCTCGGCCTGTCGATGGGGCAATGGCTGTCGCTGCCGATGATCCTCGCGGGCATCGCGCTGATGGTGTGGGCGTATCGCCGCCGCGCGGCGAATGCGAATGCGGCTGCGTGA
- a CDS encoding LysR substrate-binding domain-containing protein, translating to MADPTPDLRQWRYFATVADERHFGRAAERLSMTQPPLSQAIRALEDALGVALFVRTKRSVALTAVGAALLPDVRRLLASADALPPLARRLARGEAGSLSLAFVSTADYGLLPSLLRAFGARYPQVRLQLAEATSDVQIDELVAGRIDAGLVIPPVPPRHAAGLSYLPVVREPLVVAMPAAASDAPEDEPVHLADVAALPLVIFPRRLAPGFYDIITGCYGAAGETPRIGQEAIQMQTIVSLVSAGMGVALVPQSLRNLRRTGVVYRPLAGHAPVVETGLVWRTGDVSPVLAGFIDVVRAQGLAA from the coding sequence ATGGCCGATCCGACGCCCGACCTGCGCCAGTGGCGCTATTTCGCGACCGTTGCCGACGAGCGTCATTTCGGCCGCGCGGCCGAGCGCCTGTCGATGACGCAGCCGCCGCTGTCGCAGGCGATCCGGGCGCTCGAGGATGCGCTCGGCGTCGCGCTGTTCGTCCGCACCAAGCGCTCGGTGGCCCTGACGGCGGTCGGTGCGGCGCTGTTGCCCGACGTGCGCCGGCTGCTTGCGTCGGCCGATGCGCTGCCGCCGCTCGCGCGGCGGCTCGCGCGCGGCGAGGCCGGGTCGCTGTCGCTCGCGTTCGTGTCGACCGCCGATTACGGGCTGCTGCCGTCGCTGCTGCGCGCGTTCGGCGCGCGCTATCCGCAGGTGCGCCTGCAACTCGCGGAGGCAACGAGCGACGTGCAGATCGACGAACTCGTCGCCGGCCGCATCGACGCGGGGCTCGTCATTCCGCCCGTGCCGCCGCGCCACGCGGCCGGGCTGTCGTACCTGCCGGTCGTGCGCGAGCCGCTGGTGGTCGCGATGCCGGCCGCTGCCTCCGACGCGCCTGAAGACGAGCCCGTGCATCTCGCCGATGTCGCCGCATTGCCGCTCGTGATCTTTCCGCGTCGTTTGGCGCCCGGCTTTTATGACATCATTACGGGCTGCTACGGCGCGGCGGGGGAAACTCCACGCATCGGCCAGGAGGCGATCCAGATGCAGACGATCGTCAGCCTCGTGTCGGCCGGCATGGGCGTCGCACTGGTGCCGCAATCGCTGCGTAACCTGCGGCGCACCGGCGTGGTCTACCGGCCGCTCGCCGGTCATGCGCCGGTCGTCGAGACGGGCCTTGTGTGGCGCACGGGCGACGTGAGCCCCGTGCTCGCCGGCTTCATCGACGTCGTGCGTGCGCAGGGCCTTGCCGCGTGA
- the ilvD gene encoding dihydroxy-acid dehydratase, translating into MSYNRRSKHITQGVARSPNRSMYYALGYQKDDFDKPMVGIANGHSTITPCNSGLQRLSDAAVAAVKAADANPQIFGTPTISDGMSMGTEGMKYSLVSREVIADCIETCVQGQWMDGVVVVGGCDKNMPGGMIALARLNVPGIYVYGGTIRPGHWKGRDLTIVSSFEAVGEFTAGRMSQEDFEGIEQNACPTSGSCGGMYTANTMSSSFEALGMSLLYSSTMANPDQEKVDSAAESARVLVEAVKRDLKPRDIITKASIENAVSVIMATGGSTNAVLHYLAIAHAAEVDWTIDDFERIRKRVPVICDLKPSGRYVATDLHQAGGIPQVLRILLDAGLLHGDCMTITGRTIADELKDVPSAPRADQDVIFPIDRALYKEGHLAILKGNLAEDGAVAKITGLKNPVITGPARVFDDEQSAMDAILGDRIRAGDILVLRYLGPQGGPGMPEMLAPTSAIIGKGLGESVGFITDGRFSGGTWGMVVGHVAPEAFVGGTIALVQEGDSITIDAHRLVLQLNVDDAELARRRAAWQQPAPRYTRGVLAKFAALARPANKGAVTG; encoded by the coding sequence ATGTCGTACAACCGTCGCTCGAAGCACATCACGCAAGGCGTGGCCCGTTCGCCGAACCGCTCGATGTATTACGCACTCGGCTACCAGAAGGACGATTTCGACAAGCCGATGGTCGGCATCGCGAACGGCCACTCGACGATCACGCCGTGCAATTCCGGCCTGCAGCGCCTGTCGGACGCGGCCGTCGCGGCCGTGAAAGCGGCCGACGCGAACCCGCAGATCTTCGGCACGCCGACGATTTCGGACGGCATGTCGATGGGTACCGAAGGCATGAAGTACTCGCTCGTGTCGCGCGAGGTGATCGCCGACTGTATCGAGACCTGCGTGCAGGGGCAGTGGATGGACGGCGTGGTGGTGGTCGGCGGCTGCGACAAGAACATGCCGGGCGGCATGATCGCGCTCGCGCGCCTGAACGTGCCGGGCATCTACGTGTACGGCGGCACGATCCGCCCCGGCCACTGGAAAGGCCGGGACCTGACGATCGTGTCGTCGTTCGAGGCCGTCGGCGAATTCACCGCGGGCCGGATGTCGCAGGAGGATTTTGAAGGGATCGAGCAGAACGCGTGTCCGACGTCGGGTTCGTGCGGCGGCATGTACACCGCGAACACGATGAGCTCGTCGTTCGAGGCGCTCGGGATGTCGCTGCTGTACTCGTCGACGATGGCGAACCCCGACCAGGAGAAAGTCGATTCGGCTGCCGAGTCGGCGCGCGTGCTCGTCGAGGCCGTGAAGCGCGACCTGAAGCCGCGCGACATCATCACGAAGGCATCGATCGAGAACGCGGTGTCGGTGATCATGGCGACGGGCGGCTCGACCAATGCGGTGCTGCACTATCTCGCGATCGCGCACGCGGCCGAGGTCGACTGGACGATCGACGACTTCGAGCGCATCCGCAAGCGCGTGCCCGTGATCTGCGACCTGAAGCCGTCGGGCCGGTACGTCGCGACCGACCTGCACCAGGCCGGCGGCATTCCGCAGGTGCTGAGGATCCTGCTCGACGCGGGGCTGCTGCACGGCGACTGCATGACGATCACCGGCCGCACCATCGCCGACGAACTGAAGGACGTGCCGAGCGCGCCACGCGCGGACCAGGACGTGATCTTCCCGATCGACCGCGCGCTGTACAAGGAAGGCCACCTTGCGATCCTGAAAGGCAATCTCGCGGAAGACGGCGCGGTCGCGAAAATTACCGGCCTGAAGAACCCGGTGATCACGGGCCCCGCCCGCGTGTTCGACGACGAGCAGAGCGCGATGGATGCGATCCTCGGCGACCGGATCCGCGCGGGCGACATACTCGTGCTGCGCTACCTCGGCCCGCAGGGCGGCCCCGGCATGCCGGAAATGCTCGCGCCGACGTCCGCAATCATCGGCAAGGGGCTCGGCGAATCGGTCGGCTTCATCACGGACGGCCGCTTCTCGGGCGGCACCTGGGGCATGGTGGTCGGCCACGTTGCGCCCGAGGCATTCGTCGGCGGCACGATCGCGCTCGTGCAGGAAGGCGACTCGATCACGATCGACGCGCACCGGCTGGTGCTGCAACTGAACGTCGACGATGCCGAACTCGCGCGCCGCCGCGCCGCGTGGCAACAGCCGGCACCGCGTTACACACGCGGCGTGCTCGCGAAATTCGCGGCCCTCGCGCGGCCGGCGAACAAGGGCGCCGTCACGGGTTGA
- a CDS encoding c-type cytochrome codes for MKQTILRTLLVTLLAGGAAAARADQADGLALAQRKNCMACHAVGKPLMGPSFRDIAGKYAARGDAVDYLAQSIVKGSVGVWGSVPMPANTQLTASEAHALAQWVLSLH; via the coding sequence ATGAAACAGACGATATTGCGCACCCTGCTCGTGACGCTGCTGGCCGGCGGCGCGGCGGCGGCGCGCGCCGACCAGGCCGATGGGCTCGCGCTTGCGCAGCGCAAGAACTGCATGGCCTGCCATGCGGTCGGCAAGCCGCTGATGGGCCCGTCGTTCCGCGACATCGCCGGCAAGTATGCGGCGCGCGGCGATGCCGTCGACTACCTTGCCCAATCGATCGTGAAAGGCAGCGTCGGCGTATGGGGCAGCGTGCCGATGCCCGCCAATACGCAACTGACGGCAAGCGAAGCCCACGCGCTCGCGCAATGGGTGCTGTCGCTGCACTGA